aatactattttttttatatatataagtgaacACAAAGCTTTTCCCagctgtttctttctttcttcgtATCCATCTTCCATCTCctcgatctctctctcttaatCGTCTAGTCTATATTTGAGAGAACTGAGagtatgtttgtttgtttttctcccaagaaaaaaagagagatgagtTGTTTCATCTTGTTGGCCGAGAAAGTTATGAATGTTCTTCTCTTCATCGCCATCTTATTTGGAATTTTCGGATCAAATGCTCAACTCTTACCCGATGATGAAGGTGCGCATCTGTTCTTTCTTTTcagtttatgttttaaatttcgAGTAACTTGAAATTAGAAGAAACAATTATTCGTCGGTTCCCTGTCAAAGCAAATAATTTATTGAAAAAATTACCTTTCTTAAACTAGGACGAAACTATCctaaagttcaaaaaaataacTATCCTCTCTtgcttttctcaaaaaaaaaaactgtactttattttctctttttgtttaaaactatctgtaaaaattttattatcaaaaataaaaatattttttgacaaaaataactttaaaaaccttaaaactgaaatagaaacaaagaacTGCAACTGTTTTTTTAGGATATGTTCTCtccattttatattaatttttataatgcaaaattttgttataaaataaatattattttgaaattttaatgtaaaattttgttaacttttttttaatttttattcgtTGAAATAGAGTAAAACGTGTAAATaatgacatttttatttaacattttttaaaaattaaatattttttagtttgaataaaaaatttaaaattcacatttaaaataGTGAAATTGCATTTCATATACACAATTTTTTCCATTATTAATTCAATATCCTAAATCTCACACTTTGGTAtctttatagataaaaatacaACTTGTCACATCATATATATTTAcctaattttcaattttttgtggTCTTTTTAGCTAATTAACTCTTTAAAATAAAACggaaagattatatatatagttaaatttgGTGGACCCACCTCAATAATGGAATCGTCGTCACTAGTGTTTGATCCACAAGCTGGAATAAAGAAATATTTCGGtgcatatattaatattattatcgTCAAGAGAACCTACGATATTTCCATTTCCTTTTTTTGCACACATTTTAACTTCGTTTATGAACTACAGATTTAAACTAACTACCATTTTAATGTCGagcttataaaatatataaagatcgAGCAAGCTCCGTCAACtaaaacatacatttatatgATTCATACAATCATCTATCCTGTAGTTTCTCAATTTATATGCTTAATTTATTCCAATAATAGCTCAGAgtcaataaattatatttaatgtacCAATTtggataacatatatatttttcaaagatGTGTATTTCAATAGGTGCAAGTTGGGTCAATGAGAGAGACGTTGAGATATTCAATTATCTCCCATTACCTTGTTCATTAGTTGACCTTTCCTCATTTGTGTTTATCAAAGTCTGACTTTAAATCTCAACCGTTAAATGTTTGACCTTGTTTTTACAGTTCAAACATTGCGGACGATCTTCACAAAGCTTCAACACCGATCAATGAACATCGAAAGGACTTCTTGTTCGGACAGAAATTCGAATTTCACTTCCGGCGAAGGAAACCGTACCATCATCTGCGACTGCACTGTAAACTCCACTTGTCATGTCACTCGAATGTTAGTAAACAAAAGAACACTTTCTCTTCTTCAATGTTTCTACTCTTTAACTTGTGAAACAAGAAACTAACTTAgggttttttctttcttgatttTAGATTTCTTAAGAGTTTAAGTTTGCCTGGGATTTTCCCCCCTGAGTTCGGGAACCTCACACGTCTGCTAGAGATGTACGTTTACCATTTTACTCATATAACGATCTCTGTCTCTAGGGTTTCTGAAACTTGGAACTCAAGCAATCtttctttgtgtgttttttttttctttttttcttacagAGATCTTTCTCGGAACTATCTCAATGGAACAATACCTACGACCTTGTCTCGAACCCCACTTGAAATCCTGTAACCATGCTCTCAACTTGTGTTCTGTTTTGTGCTCTTGTGATGATAAAGTTGtgctgattcttgttttgttaaATAAACAGGTCTGTAACCGGAAACCGTCTCTCTGGACCAATTCCTCCTCAACTTGGAGATGTTACTACACTTACtaatttgtaatattacatatcttaatttgttttcttgaaaCCAAAACTGAAGAGATGCTAACAAGGGAACAAAACATTTGCAGGAATCTAGAATCTAATTTACTCTCAGGACAAATTCCTTCAAGCTTCGGGAGATTAACAAGTTTAAATAGCTTGTAAGATCCGTTATCATATATACGGTTTTTACTGTCTGTATTGTTATTACAGTTTTTACTTAAGTGATTTGATTGATTTATGTCACAGGCTTCTCTCTGCAAACAACTTCACTGGTCAACTCCCTGAGTCCTTAATCAATCTCAAGAACTTGACAAACTTGTAAGTAGATATTCAGTGAAGATTTCAACAATGTTGATTCTATAGAATGATTCTTAAGAACAGCTTTCTTGTAGTCGGATTGATGGGAACTCTTTATCTGGGAGGATACCTGAGTTTATTGGAAACTGGACTCAGCTTGATAGGCTGTGAGTAAAAGCATTGTCTCTCAGATTACTTCTTCTCAAGAACATTTTTTTGGTTACTAAATTATTATGATATACTGCAGTGATCTTCAAGGCACATCAATGTCAGGTCCAATTCCAGCTTCATTCTCAAACTTGCAGAACTTGACTCAACTGTAAGCAAGCAAAAAGAGTTTTTCATGGTATGCATGTCatccaaatatttttgtagCTTAAAGAAAGCTCTCTTTTATTATCAGGAGGATAACCGATTTGAATGGACAAGCCTTTGATTTTCCAGACCTGCGAAATATGACCAATATAGAACGACTGTAAGTTTAATAACTTTGACTCTAGTTATAATATGAAAACTGTTAATGAAGGAAGGAAGTCCACATCGGTATTTGGAGAGTTAATGaactaatatataaaggattagGGCCAATTCACTTTATTGcgaattggttttaagttggaagctcaTGATAAATCTGAACTTAACAAAAACAGTATTCTAAACAATCTGTTTTGCATGCTTCATTAGGGTACTaagaaactgtttgataaggggACCTATCCCGGATTACATTGGTTCCATGACTAAGCTAAAGACACTGTAAGTCAAAACTCTCTTGCTAGATCTATTTGGTTAAAGGGCTAATGAGTTGATCAAGATCTCacattaaagtatatatgtgtGTTGCAGAGATTTAAGCTCAAACTTTTTAACTGGTCCAATTCCAGATACATTTAGGGATCTGGATTATAACTTTATGTAAGTCttcaaattatcaaaatattagatgatgatgattgaaaaaaaaaactgattcttCTTTTTGGTGCTTTAGGTTTCTGAGTAATAACTCATTATCAGGTCAACTTCCTCAGTTCATCCTAGACAGTAAAGACTCGgtgtaagcaaaaaaaaaaaaaacaaacttaccTCTGTGGCTCTGTATAATCATCTGCTTATACATGTCGTTTAATGATTTGTTTCAGGGACTTGTCTTACAACAACTTCACTCAGGCACCTTCTCGTAGCTGTAGTATGCCTGATATGTAAGCACTATTGTTCTtgtttcacattgaaaattctGTTATGTTTATTGTCTACTTTACTTTTTAATGTTTGATATCTAATCAGCTTTATTGGTTATAAACTTTCAGTAACTTGGTCTCCAGCTACCCGTCAGAAACAGCTAACTCGTTAGTCTCCTTTCTTTTTCCCTCCTTTTTTCGGTTTCATTAAATCGCAAAACCactgaaaaaacaaaacaatgtcTGCTTGTGTAGTGTTCAATGGTGTTTGAGAAGGGATCTTCCATGTCCCACAGAAGCCAAACGTGAGTGTATATTTACACCTTAAAGATTCAATCATTCAGAGTGTTAACTCACATATGTACGTTTCAGATTCCTCTCTATTCATCAACTGTGGAGGAGAAGCAGTGGAGGTTGGAAAAGACACGTATGAGGAAGATTTGAACAATAAAGGAGCATCAATATTCATGCCTGTTAGTGATAGATGGGGATACAGCAGTTCTGGAACTTGGATAGGCGATGACACAGTTCCCTATTTAGCAACAGACGACAGATTCAACTTGTTAAATGAATCGGTTCCACAGTATTACAAAAGAGCACGTCTCGCTCCACAATCACTCAAGTACTATGGACTATGCTTGAGAAGTGAGAGTTACAAACTGCAGCTCCATTTTGCAGAGATAATGTTCTCTAATGACCAGACTTATAGTAGCATAGGGAGACGAATTTTCGACATTTATGTTCAAGTGAGTTTCATTTGGCAGAACGAAAAAAAGTCTCAAAGTCTCTATCTCTTTGTTCTAACAAGAGAAAGATCTGTTGTTGCTGCAGGGGAACTTGTTGGTGAAGGACTTTAACATAGCAGAGAGAGCAGGTGGAGTTGGTAAGCCATTCACACTACAGATTGATAGGGTTCAAGTGAATGGAAGTACGTTGGAGATTCATTTGCTATGGTCAGGGAAAGGCACAAACGTGTTACCACAACGAGGTGTTTACGGTCCTCTCATATCCGCTATAACCATTACACCAAGTAAGTTTCTTCAATCTTTataaatcactttttttttttaataccagGAGGTTCCCAGGCCCGAAACCGCagcatgtaatattagtttcatAGCAGCTGTATTAATGTTCTTTCTCTGCGCTGTTGTAGATTACAAGGTTGATGACGGAAAGCCATTGTCAAATGGAGCTGTTGCAGGCATTGTAGTTGCAGCATGTGCGGTTTTCGCCTTGCTTGTTCTATTAATCCTTAGGCTTACAGGTTACTTGGGTCGAAAAGAAGAGGATGACAATGGTAACAAGATAACATCATTCTATTATTCAAGAACTTCTCTAAGACATTTTCAATATCtcactttcttttgttttgttttatcagaAGAGCTTAGGGGACTTGATTTGCAGACAGGATCATTCACATTGAAACAAATCAAACGTGCTACTAATAACTTTGATCCAGAAAACAAGATTGGTGAAGGAGGTTTTGGACCGGTTTATAAGGTGAGGAATTGCTCTAGATAGTTTCTGTGAGATTATAGTATTAAGTACTGAATGAGTTTTTGGTTATTAGGGTGTACTTGGTGATGGAACAACCATAGCAGTGAAGCAGCTTTCATCAAAATCAAAGCAAGGGAACAGAGAGTTTGTGACTGAGATTGGAATGATCTCAGCCTTGCAACACCCTAACCTTGTGAAGCTTTATGGTTGTTGCATTGAAGGGAAAGAGCTTTTGCTTGTGTATGAGTACTTAGAGAACAACAGTCTCGCTCGTGCACTCTTTGGTTAGTTTTCTATTATTCATCTATATAATCAaaagttctttaaaaaaattttatgcTAAAGTCTTATTTCTTAAACAGgttcagagaaacaaagactTCACTTGGATTGGGCAACAAGGAATAAGATATGCATAGGGATTGCTAAAGGGCTAGCTTATCTACACGAGGAGTCAAGGCTGAAGATTGTCCACAGAGACATAAAAGCGACGAATGTGCTTCTTGATCAGTCTCTAAACGCTAAGATCTCTGACTTTGGTCTTGCTAAACTCGACGAAGAAGAGaacacacatatcagcacaagGATCGCAGGAACAATGTGAGTGTTCTTAAACTTATGGTAAGTCTTATACTTTTGTCTCATGTTTAGAATGTACCAACTTTTGTTGTTTCGGTTGACGCAGAGGCTACATGGCTcctgagtatgcaatgagaggttaCTTAACAGA
This Brassica napus cultivar Da-Ae chromosome C6, Da-Ae, whole genome shotgun sequence DNA region includes the following protein-coding sequences:
- the LOC111209033 gene encoding probable LRR receptor-like serine/threonine-protein kinase At1g53430, whose protein sequence is MFVCFSPKKKREMSCFILLAEKVMNVLLFIAILFGIFGSNAQLLPDDEVQTLRTIFTKLQHRSMNIERTSCSDRNSNFTSGEGNRTIICDCTVNSTCHVTRIFLKSLSLPGIFPPEFGNLTRLLEIDLSRNYLNGTIPTTLSRTPLEILSVTGNRLSGPIPPQLGDVTTLTNLNLESNLLSGQIPSSFGRLTSLNSLLLSANNFTGQLPESLINLKNLTNFRIDGNSLSGRIPEFIGNWTQLDRLDLQGTSMSGPIPASFSNLQNLTQLRITDLNGQAFDFPDLRNMTNIERLVLRNCLIRGPIPDYIGSMTKLKTLDLSSNFLTGPIPDTFRDLDYNFMFLSNNSLSGQLPQFILDSKDSVDLSYNNFTQAPSRSCSMPDINLVSSYPSETANSVQWCLRRDLPCPTEAKHSSLFINCGGEAVEVGKDTYEEDLNNKGASIFMPVSDRWGYSSSGTWIGDDTVPYLATDDRFNLLNESVPQYYKRARLAPQSLKYYGLCLRSESYKLQLHFAEIMFSNDQTYSSIGRRIFDIYVQGNLLVKDFNIAERAGGVGKPFTLQIDRVQVNGSTLEIHLLWSGKGTNVLPQRGVYGPLISAITITPNYKVDDGKPLSNGAVAGIVVAACAVFALLVLLILRLTGYLGRKEEDDNEELRGLDLQTGSFTLKQIKRATNNFDPENKIGEGGFGPVYKGVLGDGTTIAVKQLSSKSKQGNREFVTEIGMISALQHPNLVKLYGCCIEGKELLLVYEYLENNSLARALFGSEKQRLHLDWATRNKICIGIAKGLAYLHEESRLKIVHRDIKATNVLLDQSLNAKISDFGLAKLDEEENTHISTRIAGTIGYMAPEYAMRGYLTDKADVYSFGVVCLEIVSGKSNTNYRPKEEFVYLLDWAYVLQEQGNLLELVDMDLGTNFSKKEAKRMLNIALLCTNPSPTLRPPMSSVVSMLEGKIKVEPPLVKREADPTGAAAMRFRAFELLSQDSESQASTFERDREQKSSSSMDGPWVDSSFSAPGKDGNVKQEEEEERSSSSSRKLLDELTEVKVE